Proteins co-encoded in one Dyella japonica A8 genomic window:
- a CDS encoding A24 family peptidase encodes MTAVLPTLAVTLSATIALSDLYARRVPNKWLAAALLLAIAATVLPWIGGITPLAWPSLTGFAIGLTAMLPFYAIGWMGAGDVKLFATLGFLLGTRALLPIWVIACLMTGIHAFAILMFRLPRIAYAPGIAMMRQHLYALPLWQRALHARQGRAGQPHAAYLGMATIFVVLHPEWMHWGQP; translated from the coding sequence ATGACCGCAGTGCTGCCAACGCTCGCCGTCACACTCAGCGCAACGATTGCGCTGAGTGACCTCTACGCTCGCCGCGTGCCCAATAAGTGGCTCGCGGCGGCCCTCCTCCTCGCCATTGCTGCCACCGTGCTGCCATGGATCGGGGGGATCACACCGTTGGCCTGGCCATCATTGACGGGTTTTGCCATTGGGCTCACCGCCATGCTGCCTTTCTATGCGATAGGCTGGATGGGCGCTGGCGACGTCAAGCTTTTTGCAACGCTTGGTTTTCTGCTGGGCACACGCGCACTGCTGCCCATCTGGGTCATCGCCTGCCTGATGACCGGCATCCATGCCTTCGCCATACTGATGTTCCGCTTGCCCCGGATCGCTTACGCACCGGGCATCGCGATGATGCGGCAACATCTTTATGCGCTGCCACTGTGGCAGCGGGCCCTGCACGCACGCCAGGGGCGGGCGGGTCAGCCCCATGCGGCCTACCTTGGCATGGCAACGATTTTTGTCGTGCTGCACCCGGAATGGATGCATTGGGGGCAGCCATGA
- the cpaB gene encoding Flp pilus assembly protein CpaB gives MHNVSRIAAILLVVLATVLALIAFSLGKRRQDVAPAAQPTAAAPAAPIIPAKTERMVVAAQMLPGGQVIQASSLRVVAVSTAPEGSYGQPELLVGDVPRVDIPEGAVITASLLSNPIAMQLRPGERALAIPVDEISGVGYRVQPGDYVDVVLTLKITEASAANAALAKDHSESRLLASRLRVLAYGVRDLPRVGEAPTAATASTKAEQTEPPAKMAVLAVPVDEIDPLVLATQSGKLSLALRHPGDDGMPSNLLFPMPATVLAPRGDLSGEQRGWLASPENRAYAGIDEPGLVGRSKTVTPRGTSHAPVRGGLEIIRGSADPSSTHTALAVNP, from the coding sequence ATGCACAACGTGTCACGCATCGCCGCCATCCTGCTGGTCGTCCTTGCGACGGTGCTGGCACTGATCGCTTTCTCGCTGGGCAAGCGTCGCCAGGACGTCGCGCCAGCCGCGCAACCCACAGCCGCTGCGCCCGCGGCACCGATCATTCCCGCGAAAACCGAGCGCATGGTGGTCGCCGCGCAAATGCTGCCTGGTGGCCAGGTGATCCAGGCGTCATCGCTGCGCGTGGTGGCCGTATCCACCGCGCCCGAAGGCAGCTATGGCCAGCCCGAACTGCTGGTGGGGGACGTGCCACGGGTCGACATCCCCGAAGGCGCCGTCATCACCGCCTCGCTGCTTTCCAATCCCATCGCCATGCAGCTTCGCCCCGGCGAGCGAGCGCTCGCGATACCGGTGGACGAGATCTCCGGTGTCGGTTACCGCGTACAGCCGGGTGACTATGTCGATGTGGTGCTGACGCTGAAGATCACCGAGGCCTCGGCGGCCAATGCCGCCCTGGCCAAGGACCACTCGGAAAGCCGCCTGCTGGCCTCGCGCCTGCGCGTGCTCGCCTACGGCGTGCGCGACCTGCCGCGTGTCGGCGAGGCACCGACGGCCGCGACCGCTTCCACCAAGGCCGAACAGACCGAACCGCCGGCGAAGATGGCGGTGCTGGCCGTGCCGGTGGATGAGATCGACCCGCTCGTGCTCGCGACGCAGAGCGGCAAGCTGTCCCTTGCGCTGCGCCATCCCGGTGACGACGGCATGCCCAGCAACCTGTTGTTCCCGATGCCGGCCACGGTGCTTGCGCCGCGCGGTGATCTTTCCGGCGAGCAGCGCGGGTGGCTGGCGTCGCCGGAGAATCGCGCCTATGCCGGCATCGACGAGCCCGGACTGGTCGGCCGTTCGAAGACAGTGACACCGCGCGGGACATCGCATGCACCCGTGCGAGGTGGACTGGAGATCATCCGCGGCTCGGCCGACCCGTCCTCGACAC
- a CDS encoding Flp family type IVb pilin, which translates to MNTMIRKFLTEEDGITAVEYGILAAVVAVAILAIFGGTGANSLQGVYTTIMTALTNAVNKA; encoded by the coding sequence ATGAACACCATGATCCGCAAGTTCCTGACTGAAGAAGACGGCATCACCGCAGTCGAGTACGGCATCCTGGCTGCCGTTGTGGCAGTCGCCATCCTGGCGATATTCGGCGGCACGGGCGCCAACAGCCTGCAGGGTGTCTATACCACCATCATGACCGCCCTCACCAACGCGGTGAACAAAGCCTGA
- a CDS encoding TadE/TadG family type IV pilus assembly protein, translating to MKALPLRTRPSHQRGSAAIEFAMVFLLGVLPLLLITMTGVMIFAAQEALSLASAEGARAALQYGTTAQRQTNACNAAQRSMSWLLTFSGESASCTTPTTPGGTYVPIAVSAAAPCPTNAAATCITVVTSFDYDNHPFIPGTKTLYGWAMGSNLSSTATVQLDL from the coding sequence ATGAAAGCGCTTCCCCTTCGTACGCGCCCGTCGCATCAGCGCGGTTCCGCTGCCATCGAGTTCGCCATGGTGTTCCTGCTGGGCGTGCTGCCCTTGCTGTTGATCACCATGACCGGCGTGATGATCTTCGCTGCCCAGGAAGCGCTGTCGCTAGCCTCCGCCGAAGGCGCGCGCGCCGCACTCCAGTACGGCACTACCGCGCAACGCCAGACCAACGCCTGCAATGCCGCGCAACGTTCGATGTCCTGGCTGTTGACGTTTTCCGGCGAAAGCGCCAGCTGCACCACGCCCACGACACCGGGCGGCACCTACGTGCCGATCGCCGTCTCTGCCGCCGCACCCTGCCCCACCAATGCTGCCGCCACCTGCATCACGGTGGTGACCTCGTTCGACTACGACAACCACCCGTTCATTCCCGGCACCAAGACGCTGTACGGCTGGGCGATGGGATCCAACCTCAGCAGCACGGCCACCGTGCAGCTGGACCTATAG